A window of the Tripterygium wilfordii isolate XIE 37 chromosome 12, ASM1340144v1, whole genome shotgun sequence genome harbors these coding sequences:
- the LOC120010844 gene encoding WD and tetratricopeptide repeats protein 1 isoform X2 produces the protein MENLHFHDGNIYNLIEKRHYDVRRDGNHTLQMHSSLIRRLSQEAELEGHQGCVNSVAWNSKGSLLISGSDDARMNIWSYSSRKILYSIDTGHSANIFCTKFVPETSDELVVSGAGDAEVRLFNLSHLSGGTSDDNAIAPLALYQCHTRRVKKLAVESGNPNVVWSASEDGTLRQHDFREGTSCPPAGSSHQECRNILLDLRSGAKTSLVDPPKQTLALKSCDISSSRPHLLLVGGSDAFARLYDRRMLPPPTSCRKRMSPPPCVNYFCPMHLSERGHPSLHLTHVAFSPNGEEVLLSYSGEHVYLMNVNHAGGSSMQYTSGDASKLMCFTPLLNGAELHPPNSGDLEDNSSWKSHYSPRLEKCWTLVQFAEKCLEEGTNYVYGIEACNEVIDGHAQDIAPSLRHDCLCTRAALLLKRKWKNDVHMAVRDCFNAWKLNNSSFRALHLMSEALSQLGKNKEALDCAFAAQILAPSNSLVAEWVENMKKNVAAGANSDASQDGPRSEREDSDYDEELELDFETSVSGDEGRDESNILHGSLNLRIHRRGDSTREASGNGSCGSPSSTHSDKILYQPEAAIDMKQRYVGHCNTGTDIKQASFLGQRGEFVASGSDDGRWYIWEKKTGRLIKILHGDEAVVNCVQCHPYDSVVATSGIDNTIKIWTPSASVPSVVAGGAAGPETANVLDIMENNQRKLCLNREAILPFELLERFRMHEFAEGNFHPFECAQS, from the exons GATGGTAATCACACTTTGCAAATGCACTCGTCGTTGATACGGAGGCTCTCTCAGGAAGCAGAATTGGAG GGGCACCAGGGTTGTGTAAACAGTGTGGCTTGGAATTCTAAAGGTTCACTCTTGATATCTGGATCAGATGACGCACGG ATGAATATTTGGAGCTATAGTAGCAGAAAAATTTTGTATTCCATAGATACTGGCCATTCTGCAAACATATTCTGTACAAAATTTGTTCCTGAAACTTCTGATGAGCTTGTTGTCTCTGGAGCTGGAGATGCTGAG GTTCGATTATTTAATTTGTCTCACTTAAGTGGGGGAACTTCTGATGATAATGCTATCGCTCCCTTGGCACTGTATCAATGTCACACTAGAAGAGTGAAAAAATTAGCT GTTGAAAGTGGAAATCCCAATGTGGTATGGAGTGCTAGTGAAGATGGAACCTTGAGACAGCATGACTTTCGGGAGGGGACTTCTTGTCCTCCAGCAGGCTCTTCTCACCAAGAGTGTCGCAATATTCTC CTTGACTTGCGGAGTGGAGCAAAGACGTCACTGGTTGATCCTCCTAAGCAAACCCTTGCTCTAAAGTCTTGTGATATCAGTTCCAGTCGGCCGCATTTACTTCTTGTTGGTGGAAG CGATGCTTTTGCTCGATTGTATGATAGAAGAATGCTGCCTCCACCAACCTCGTGTCGGAAAAGGATGTCACCACCTCCTTGTGTTAACTATTTCTGCCCAATGCATCTTTCTGAGCGT GGACATCCAAGCTTGCACTTAACTCATGTTGCATTTAGTCCTAACGGTGAAGAGGTTCTTCTGAGTTATAGTGGAGAGCATGTATACCTGATGAATGTAAATCATG CTGGTGGGAGTTCAATGCAATATACCTCAGGGGATGCTTCAAAATTAATGTGCTTCACACCGCTACTCAATGGAGCAGAGTTGCATCCGCCAAATTCTGGTGACCTGGAGGACAATTCATCTTGGAAAAGCCATTACTCTCCCAGG CTTGAAAAGTGCTGGACATTGGTTCAATTTGCTGAAAAATGCTTAGAGGAAGGGACAAATTATGTATATGGAATTGAGGCATGTAATGAAGTTATTGATGGCCATGCACAAGACATTGCACCCTCACTAAGGCATGATTGTCTATGCACACGTGCCGCCTTGTTGCTCAAG CGGAAGTGGAAAAATGATGTTCATATGGCTGTACGGGATTGCTTTAATGCTTGGAAACTCAATAACTCCTCGTTTAGAGCCCTTCACCTCATGTCTGAAGCATTATCACAG TTGGGGAAAAACAAAGAAGCTCTGGACTGTGCCTTTGCTGCTCAAATTCTTGCTCCATCCAACTCATTGGTGGCAGAATGGGttgaaaatatgaagaaaaatgttGCTGCAG GGGCAAACAGTGATGCTTCACAAGATGGTCCAAGGTCCGAAAGAGAAGATTCTGATTATGATGAGGAATTGGAGCTGGACTTTGAAACATCGGTATCTGGTGACGAAGGGCGTGATGAATCCAATATTCTTCATGGAAGTTTAAATCTGAGAATTCATAGAAGAGGCGATTCAACTAGGGAAGCCAGTGGAAATGGTTCTTGTGGATCTCCATCTTCAACACACAGTGACAAGATACTATATCAG CCTGAGGCTGCTATTGATATGAAGCAGCGCTATGTTGGGCATTGTAATACTGGAACCGATATAAAACAGGCTAGTTTTCTTGGGCAAAGAG GTGAGTTTGTTGCTAGTGGAAGTGATGATGGTAGATGGTATATTTGGGAAAAGAAAACTGGAAGATTGATAAAAATTTTGCATGGGGATGAAGCTG TTGTGAACTGTGTGCAGTGCCATCCATATGATTCCGTCGTGGCAACAAGTGGGATTGATAACACGATAAAA ATATGGACTCCAAGTGCTTCTGTCCCATCGGTTGTTGCTGGTGGAGCAGCTGGACCTGAAACTGCTAACGTATTGGATATCATGGAGAATAATCAGCGAAAATTGTGCCTCAACCGTGAAGCTATCCT TCCCTTTGAACTGCTGGAGCGGTTTCGGATGCATGAATTTGCTGAAGGAAATTTTCATCCTTTCGAGTGTGCTCAGAGTTGA
- the LOC120010219 gene encoding bet1-like protein At4g14600 — translation MAASSRAGGGSSYAGAAPYRSREGLSTRAVASSDEIQLRIDPMHADFDDEITGLRGQVKLLRNVAQEISTEAKFQRDFLDQLQMTMIKAQAGVKNNIRKLNKNIIKYGSNHIVHVVLFALLLFFVVYMFSKIFKR, via the exons ATGGCGGCTTCAAGCAGAGCCGGTGGCGGTTCCTCCTATGCTGGCGCTGCTCCTTACAGATCAAG AGAGGGTCTAAGCACGAGAGCGGTTGCTAGCTCCGATGAAATCCAATTGCGGATTGATCCAATGCACGCAGACTTTGACGACGAGATCACCGGTCTCCGTGGCCAAGTTAAGCTATTGCGCAAC GTTGCTCAAGAGATAAGCACAGAAGCAAAATTTCAGAGGGATTTCCTAGATCAACTG CAAATGACAATGATCAAAGCTCAGGCGGGTGTGAAGAACAACATAAGGAAATTGAACAAGAATATCATCAAATATGGATCGAACCATATCGTTCACGTTGTTCTATTTGCACTGTTACTATTCTTTGTGGTCTACATGTTTTCAAAGATCTTCAAAAGATGA
- the LOC120010216 gene encoding GEM-like protein 1: MNQNQTDQAHIAKPSSESDGNHRSTDYAPYPKLDPKDVAPPPGNWTNVSVGPSESQPKQAGADQGPAPISGSAATAMPSESNPYVTSAPAQKNKIDSVKDILGQWGKKAAEATKKTEDLARDMWQHLKTGPSFADAAVGRIAQGTKVLTEGGYEKIFQQTFENVLEEKLLKTYAAYLSTSAGPVMGVLYLSTAKLAFCSDNPLPYQVGDKTEWSYYKVVIPINQLKAVNPSTSKVNPGEKYIQVISVDNHEFWFLGFVQYDSAVKNLQGALQSGGF, translated from the exons ATGAATCAAAATCAGACCGATCAAGCCCACATAGCCAAACCATCATCAGAATCAGACGGAAACCATCGCTCCACCGACTATGCTCCGTATCCGAAGCTCGACCCGAAAGACGTGGCTCCGCCACCGGGGAATTGGACCAACGTGTCAGTGGGTCCATCAGAATCTCAGCCCAAACAAGCGGGCGCAGACCAAGGACCGGCACCGATTTCCGGCAGCGCCGCCACTGCCATGCCATCGGAGTCTAATCCCTACGTCACTTCTGCCCCGGCTCAGAAGA ATAAGATTGATTCGGTGAAGGATATACTGGGGCAATGGGGAAAGAAGGCGGCTGAGGCTACAAAGAAGACCGAGGATCTTGCTAGGGATATGTGGCAACACC TGAAAACGGGTCCTAGTTTTGCTGATGCTGCTGTGGGAAGAATTGCTCAGGGAACTAAAGTTCTTACAGAAGGTGGTTATGAGAAGATCTTTCAACAGACATTTGAGAATGTTCTGGAGGAGAAACTTTTGAAGACATATGCAGCATACCTATCAACTTCTGCTGGTCCTGTTATGGGGGTTTTATATTTGTCCACAGCGAAGCTTGCTTTTTGTAGTGATAATCCTCTACCATACCAAGTTGGTGACAAAACTGAGTGGAGCTATTATAAG GTGGTTATTCCAATAAATCAGCTGAAGGCAGTAAATCCATCTACCAGCAAGGTCAACCCAGGCGAAAAATACATTCAAGTTATCTCTGTTGACAACCATGAATTTTGGTTCCTGGGCTTTGTACAGTATGATAGTGCTGTAAAAAATCTTCAAGGAGCATTGCAATCCGGCGGCTTCTGA
- the LOC120010844 gene encoding WD and tetratricopeptide repeats protein 1 isoform X1: MENLHFHDGNIYNLIEKRHYDVRRDGNHTLQMHSSLIRRLSQEAELEGHQGCVNSVAWNSKGSLLISGSDDARMNIWSYSSRKILYSIDTGHSANIFCTKFVPETSDELVVSGAGDAEVRLFNLSHLSGGTSDDNAIAPLALYQCHTRRVKKLAVESGNPNVVWSASEDGTLRQHDFREGTSCPPAGSSHQECRNILLDLRSGAKTSLVDPPKQTLALKSCDISSSRPHLLLVGGSDAFARLYDRRMLPPPTSCRKRMSPPPCVNYFCPMHLSERGHPSLHLTHVAFSPNGEEVLLSYSGEHVYLMNVNHAGGSSMQYTSGDASKLMCFTPLLNGAELHPPNSGDLEDNSSWKSHYSPRLEKCWTLVQFAEKCLEEGTNYVYGIEACNEVIDGHAQDIAPSLRHDCLCTRAALLLKRKWKNDVHMAVRDCFNAWKLNNSSFRALHLMSEALSQLGKNKEALDCAFAAQILAPSNSLVAEWVENMKKNVAAAEAGKNNKANDGALRMEPRTERVLSLSDILHRSGANSDASQDGPRSEREDSDYDEELELDFETSVSGDEGRDESNILHGSLNLRIHRRGDSTREASGNGSCGSPSSTHSDKILYQPEAAIDMKQRYVGHCNTGTDIKQASFLGQRGEFVASGSDDGRWYIWEKKTGRLIKILHGDEAVVNCVQCHPYDSVVATSGIDNTIKIWTPSASVPSVVAGGAAGPETANVLDIMENNQRKLCLNREAILPFELLERFRMHEFAEGNFHPFECAQS; encoded by the exons GATGGTAATCACACTTTGCAAATGCACTCGTCGTTGATACGGAGGCTCTCTCAGGAAGCAGAATTGGAG GGGCACCAGGGTTGTGTAAACAGTGTGGCTTGGAATTCTAAAGGTTCACTCTTGATATCTGGATCAGATGACGCACGG ATGAATATTTGGAGCTATAGTAGCAGAAAAATTTTGTATTCCATAGATACTGGCCATTCTGCAAACATATTCTGTACAAAATTTGTTCCTGAAACTTCTGATGAGCTTGTTGTCTCTGGAGCTGGAGATGCTGAG GTTCGATTATTTAATTTGTCTCACTTAAGTGGGGGAACTTCTGATGATAATGCTATCGCTCCCTTGGCACTGTATCAATGTCACACTAGAAGAGTGAAAAAATTAGCT GTTGAAAGTGGAAATCCCAATGTGGTATGGAGTGCTAGTGAAGATGGAACCTTGAGACAGCATGACTTTCGGGAGGGGACTTCTTGTCCTCCAGCAGGCTCTTCTCACCAAGAGTGTCGCAATATTCTC CTTGACTTGCGGAGTGGAGCAAAGACGTCACTGGTTGATCCTCCTAAGCAAACCCTTGCTCTAAAGTCTTGTGATATCAGTTCCAGTCGGCCGCATTTACTTCTTGTTGGTGGAAG CGATGCTTTTGCTCGATTGTATGATAGAAGAATGCTGCCTCCACCAACCTCGTGTCGGAAAAGGATGTCACCACCTCCTTGTGTTAACTATTTCTGCCCAATGCATCTTTCTGAGCGT GGACATCCAAGCTTGCACTTAACTCATGTTGCATTTAGTCCTAACGGTGAAGAGGTTCTTCTGAGTTATAGTGGAGAGCATGTATACCTGATGAATGTAAATCATG CTGGTGGGAGTTCAATGCAATATACCTCAGGGGATGCTTCAAAATTAATGTGCTTCACACCGCTACTCAATGGAGCAGAGTTGCATCCGCCAAATTCTGGTGACCTGGAGGACAATTCATCTTGGAAAAGCCATTACTCTCCCAGG CTTGAAAAGTGCTGGACATTGGTTCAATTTGCTGAAAAATGCTTAGAGGAAGGGACAAATTATGTATATGGAATTGAGGCATGTAATGAAGTTATTGATGGCCATGCACAAGACATTGCACCCTCACTAAGGCATGATTGTCTATGCACACGTGCCGCCTTGTTGCTCAAG CGGAAGTGGAAAAATGATGTTCATATGGCTGTACGGGATTGCTTTAATGCTTGGAAACTCAATAACTCCTCGTTTAGAGCCCTTCACCTCATGTCTGAAGCATTATCACAG TTGGGGAAAAACAAAGAAGCTCTGGACTGTGCCTTTGCTGCTCAAATTCTTGCTCCATCCAACTCATTGGTGGCAGAATGGGttgaaaatatgaagaaaaatgttGCTGCAG CTGAAGCTGGAAAAAATAATAAGGCAAATGATGGGGCCTTAAGAATGGAACCTCGAACTGAAAGAGTACTTTCATTGAGTGATATACTCCACCGCTCAGGGGCAAACAGTGATGCTTCACAAGATGGTCCAAGGTCCGAAAGAGAAGATTCTGATTATGATGAGGAATTGGAGCTGGACTTTGAAACATCGGTATCTGGTGACGAAGGGCGTGATGAATCCAATATTCTTCATGGAAGTTTAAATCTGAGAATTCATAGAAGAGGCGATTCAACTAGGGAAGCCAGTGGAAATGGTTCTTGTGGATCTCCATCTTCAACACACAGTGACAAGATACTATATCAG CCTGAGGCTGCTATTGATATGAAGCAGCGCTATGTTGGGCATTGTAATACTGGAACCGATATAAAACAGGCTAGTTTTCTTGGGCAAAGAG GTGAGTTTGTTGCTAGTGGAAGTGATGATGGTAGATGGTATATTTGGGAAAAGAAAACTGGAAGATTGATAAAAATTTTGCATGGGGATGAAGCTG TTGTGAACTGTGTGCAGTGCCATCCATATGATTCCGTCGTGGCAACAAGTGGGATTGATAACACGATAAAA ATATGGACTCCAAGTGCTTCTGTCCCATCGGTTGTTGCTGGTGGAGCAGCTGGACCTGAAACTGCTAACGTATTGGATATCATGGAGAATAATCAGCGAAAATTGTGCCTCAACCGTGAAGCTATCCT TCCCTTTGAACTGCTGGAGCGGTTTCGGATGCATGAATTTGCTGAAGGAAATTTTCATCCTTTCGAGTGTGCTCAGAGTTGA
- the LOC120010638 gene encoding zinc-finger homeodomain protein 2-like — MDFDEQEEEIGMAEATGYDSLGNSSTRSKSGAVRYRECLKNHAVNIGGQAVDGCREFMAAADEGTLDALKCAACNCHRNFHRKEMEGESSYSHQQQHQLQFRRAPAGYLHSTPAPRPLVLPAASGGGGNSREEDNVSNPSSGGGGGGGSGLKRRFRTKFTEDQKNKMLEIAERLGWRIQKHDDETVEQFCAETGVKRNVLKVWMHNNKHTLGKKP, encoded by the coding sequence ATGGATTTTGACGAGCAAGAAGAAGAGATAGGAATGGCCGAGGCAACGGGTTACGACTCGTTAGGCAACTCATCAACTCGGTCTAAAAGTGGAGCGGTTAGGTACAGAGAATGTCTCAAGAACCACGCCGTGAATATCGGGGGACAAGCGGTAGACGGTTGCCGAGAGTTCATGGCTGCAGCCGATGAAGGTACCCTGGACGCGCTAAAATGCGCCGCCTGTAACTGTCACCGCAATTTCCACCGCAAGGAGATGGAAGGGGAATCCTCATATTCTCACCAGCAACAGCATCAACTCCAATTCCGCCGAGCGCCGGCTGGGTACCTGCACTCGACACCAGCCCCGCGGCCGCTTGTTCTACCTGCCGCTTCCGGTGGTGGAGGAAACAGTAGAGAAGAGGATAATGTTTCAAATCCGAGTAGTGGCGGAGGCGGAGGAGGAGGGAGTGGATTGAAGAGACGGTTTAGGACGAAGTTTACGGAGGATCAGAAGAACAAGATGCTGGAAATTGCAGAGAGGCTGGGGTGGAGGATTCAAAAGCACGATGATGAAACTGTGGAGCAGTTTTGTGCGGAGACAGGCGTGAAGCGGAATGTATTGAAAGTCTGGATGCACAATAACAAACACACCCTTGGtaagaaaccctaa
- the LOC120011436 gene encoding uncharacterized protein LOC120011436 produces MTPNKPTISASSTQAIIPECCMCGDSGLSHELFHCKVCKFRSQHRYCSNLYPKAEYYRVCNWCLCEKDNKNSQNSSNSSSSTKTSGEGDIKSKKRNNIQGGLKGRSGNSPLKPSSPIKKVQRSPERSSSPDKSRKKIVMNKALEEKLMRRRSSGDLLNSKNENGIVKKHVFRNKVRRYKLLEEVSS; encoded by the exons ATGACACCAAATAAGCCAACTATTAGTGCATCATCAACACAAGCAATAATACCAGAATGTTGTATGTGTGGGGATTCTGGCCTGTCTCATGAGCTCTTTCACTGCAAAGTCTGCAAATTTAGATCTCAACACAG ATATTGTAGCAATCTGTATCCCAAGGCAGAGTATTACAGAGTATGCAATTGGTGTCTGTGCGAAAAAGACAACAAGAACTCACAGAATTCTTCgaattcttcatcatcaaccaAAACGAGTGGCGAAGGCGATATCAAGAGCAAGAAGAGGAACAATATTCAGGGGGGATTGAAGGGTCGGAGTGGGAATTCACCATTGAAACCCAGTAGCCCCATCAAGAAAGTACAGAGGTCGCCGGAGCGATCATCATCGCCGGACAAATCGCGGAAAAAGATCGTCATGAATAAAGCATTGGAGGAAAAGCTGATGAGGAGGAGAAGCTCCGGTGATTTACTGAATAGTAAGAATGAAAATGGGATCGTGAAGAAGCACGTTTTTAGGAATAAAGTGAGAAGGTATAAGCTGCTGGAAGAGGTTTCAAGCTGA